In a genomic window of Pseudomonas oryzihabitans:
- a CDS encoding 2-hydroxyacid dehydrogenase, which yields MTLLYKADPVRGQAWRRLFQERAPDIEFRHWPEVGNAEEIRYLACWQPPEDLASRLPNLEVLFATSAGIDQFDLSRLPPELPVVRMLDPGIVAGMVEYATLMVLALHRQLPLYLDQQGAGRWQEHALVTAENRRVGVLGLGQIGQAVLERLASFGFALSGWSRSPHELPGIRCHAGAEQLPAFLADCEILICLLPLTQETRGLLDARLFAALPRGASLINLGRGAQLVEADLLAALDNGQLSQAVLDVLETEPPAADHPFWQHPRIWLTPHVGAMTVPETAFTVLLENIRRHQRGEPLRGLVDRQRGY from the coding sequence ATGACGCTGCTATACAAGGCCGATCCCGTGCGGGGCCAGGCGTGGCGACGCCTGTTCCAGGAACGCGCGCCCGATATCGAATTTCGCCACTGGCCGGAGGTGGGTAACGCCGAAGAGATCCGCTACCTGGCCTGCTGGCAACCACCGGAAGACCTGGCCAGTCGCTTGCCCAATCTCGAAGTGCTATTCGCCACCTCCGCCGGCATCGACCAGTTCGACCTGAGCCGGCTGCCACCGGAGCTGCCAGTGGTACGGATGCTCGATCCCGGCATCGTCGCTGGCATGGTGGAGTACGCGACGCTCATGGTCCTGGCGCTGCATCGCCAGTTGCCACTCTACCTAGACCAGCAGGGTGCGGGGCGCTGGCAGGAACATGCCCTGGTGACAGCGGAGAACAGACGTGTCGGGGTGCTTGGCCTCGGTCAGATCGGCCAGGCGGTGCTGGAGCGGCTGGCGAGCTTCGGCTTCGCCCTATCGGGCTGGTCGCGCTCGCCCCATGAGCTACCCGGCATACGCTGCCATGCCGGCGCCGAGCAGTTGCCGGCGTTCCTGGCCGACTGTGAGATCCTTATCTGCCTGCTGCCCCTGACCCAGGAGACCCGTGGCCTCCTCGATGCCCGCCTGTTCGCCGCCCTGCCCCGTGGCGCCAGCCTGATCAACCTGGGCCGCGGCGCCCAGTTGGTGGAAGCGGATCTACTGGCTGCTTTGGACAATGGCCAGCTGAGCCAGGCGGTGCTGGATGTGTTGGAAACGGAACCGCCGGCTGCCGACCATCCCTTCTGGCAGCACCCGAGGATCTGGCTGACGCCCCACGTAGGCGCCATGACGGTGCCGGAAACGGCTTTCACGGTGCTGCTGGAGAACATTCGTCGCCATCAGCGTGGTGAGCCGCTGCGGGGGTTGGTGGATCGGCAGCGGGGTTATTAG
- a CDS encoding cupin domain-containing protein, whose protein sequence is MPLLHYCQPSSDRQLPRALYALHDDPLAAGRELHLHDARLGYVMGSAVSHSADCQMEDYPWVEVSVIEAGELQLEWTGGALQLKAGDAFVLPRGVQCRWRHQGELRRLFMAFPGRASEGPMPSAPLLLDPEAPREPSPPPAASVLLSPEPSATGCDLFESGGGALRVGMWECTGYARKAVSNPHCELMLLYAGAVTLAVDGDAPCHVRAGEAVLVPAETPMAWDSRETVRKLYCILH, encoded by the coding sequence ATGCCCCTGCTGCACTACTGCCAGCCGTCCAGTGACCGCCAACTACCCCGGGCCCTCTATGCCCTGCATGACGATCCCCTGGCCGCCGGGCGCGAGTTGCATCTGCACGATGCGAGGCTGGGCTATGTCATGGGCAGTGCCGTCAGCCATTCCGCCGACTGCCAGATGGAGGACTATCCCTGGGTGGAAGTGAGCGTCATCGAAGCCGGCGAATTGCAGCTCGAATGGACCGGTGGTGCCTTGCAGCTCAAGGCCGGCGATGCCTTCGTCCTGCCGCGCGGGGTGCAGTGCCGCTGGCGGCACCAGGGCGAGCTGCGCCGCCTGTTCATGGCCTTTCCCGGCCGCGCCAGCGAAGGCCCCATGCCCTCGGCACCGCTGCTGCTCGATCCTGAGGCCCCGCGTGAGCCTTCACCGCCGCCGGCGGCCAGCGTGCTGCTGAGCCCCGAGCCCAGCGCCACGGGTTGCGATCTGTTCGAAAGCGGCGGCGGTGCCCTGCGGGTGGGGATGTGGGAATGCACGGGCTACGCGCGCAAGGCCGTGAGCAATCCCCACTGCGAATTGATGCTGCTCTATGCGGGGGCGGTGACTCTGGCCGTCGACGGGGACGCGCCCTGTCACGTCAGGGCGGGCGAGGCGGTGCTGGTGCCGGCGGAAACCCCCATGGCCTGGGACAGCCGCGAGACGGTGCGCAAGCTCTACTGCATTCTGCACTAA
- a CDS encoding ShlB/FhaC/HecB family hemolysin secretion/activation protein, with product MFVLLRQGVALACLFLLSNAYAQVVPTNPGDTDLIRNRQERLLQEQQKRLQDLQELPGPAAQPAPPPPSEAGRCFTIQHIELKGAEHLSAQDQATLTQPYVGQCLGVNQLNALLKTITDHYIGHGYVTSRAYLPQQDLAKGTLTILVVEGKLESLKPAAGSGLTPRELMQTFPGAPGELLNLRELEQMVDQLNRLPSNQVQMDLVPGKAVGGSDVAVKNTPSKPWRTSLSRNNNGQRSTGEQQWGLGLEWDDPLGLADQLVLRGGHDGVSDSNQLSRNGYLGYSLPWGWWTFNYSYSRNDYRSQAKANGFAFQQSGDSQNQQFKAERVVHRDAVSKTALNSGLSLLSTNNYIEDSRLGLSSNRISELQLGFNHGRRFGSAFVNLDLGWQRGVGIFGAQSDPTSGPGQPTARYRKYTGTLSYLQNFQLLGENLSFSSLATGQYSDDVLYSPQRMSLGGLASIRGFKDQSLSGDTGGYWRNDLRWTRAVTWGWLQPLFSQYGIGLGYDQGVIHHGRYNPEMHGRLSSDSLELFARGRYLSASLTFAQSLERPAALPEREHPLYFSVDLFL from the coding sequence ATGTTCGTTCTCCTTCGCCAAGGTGTTGCCTTGGCTTGTCTTTTTTTGCTGTCGAACGCCTATGCCCAGGTGGTCCCCACCAATCCCGGAGATACCGACCTGATCCGCAATCGGCAGGAGCGTCTGCTCCAAGAGCAGCAAAAGCGCCTGCAGGATCTTCAGGAGCTGCCAGGGCCGGCCGCCCAACCGGCGCCACCGCCACCCAGCGAAGCAGGGCGCTGCTTCACCATCCAGCACATTGAGCTCAAGGGCGCCGAGCATCTCTCCGCTCAGGACCAGGCGACCCTGACACAGCCCTACGTCGGCCAATGCCTGGGTGTGAACCAGCTCAACGCCCTGCTCAAGACCATCACCGATCACTACATAGGGCATGGCTACGTCACCAGTCGGGCCTATCTGCCACAGCAGGATCTCGCCAAGGGCACCCTTACCATCCTGGTGGTGGAGGGCAAGCTGGAAAGCCTCAAGCCCGCGGCGGGCAGTGGCTTGACGCCCCGCGAGCTGATGCAGACCTTTCCCGGCGCGCCGGGCGAGTTGCTCAACCTGCGCGAGCTGGAGCAGATGGTCGACCAGCTCAATCGCTTGCCTTCCAACCAGGTGCAGATGGACCTGGTACCGGGCAAGGCGGTCGGTGGCAGCGATGTCGCGGTCAAGAACACCCCGAGCAAGCCCTGGCGCACCTCCCTGTCGCGCAACAACAACGGCCAGCGCAGCACCGGCGAGCAGCAGTGGGGTCTGGGCCTGGAATGGGACGACCCGCTGGGCCTGGCCGATCAGCTGGTGCTGCGGGGCGGTCACGATGGGGTGAGCGATAGTAACCAGCTGTCACGCAACGGCTACCTTGGCTACAGCCTGCCGTGGGGCTGGTGGACCTTCAACTACAGCTACAGCCGCAACGACTACCGCTCCCAGGCCAAGGCCAACGGCTTCGCCTTCCAGCAGAGCGGCGACAGCCAGAACCAGCAATTCAAGGCTGAGCGGGTGGTGCATCGCGACGCGGTGAGCAAGACAGCGCTCAACTCGGGGCTGTCGCTGCTGAGCACCAATAACTACATCGAGGACAGTCGCCTCGGGCTGAGCAGCAATCGCATCAGCGAGCTGCAACTGGGCTTCAACCACGGTCGCCGCTTCGGCAGCGCCTTCGTCAACCTGGATCTGGGCTGGCAGCGCGGCGTCGGGATCTTCGGCGCCCAGAGCGATCCCACCTCCGGCCCCGGCCAGCCCACCGCCCGCTACCGCAAGTACACGGGCACCCTGAGCTATCTGCAGAACTTCCAGCTGCTCGGCGAGAACCTCAGCTTCAGCAGCCTGGCGACCGGCCAATACAGCGACGACGTGCTCTACAGCCCGCAACGGATGAGCCTGGGCGGCCTGGCCTCGATACGGGGCTTCAAGGATCAGTCGCTGTCGGGCGACACCGGCGGCTACTGGCGCAACGACCTGCGCTGGACGCGGGCGGTGACCTGGGGCTGGTTGCAACCGCTGTTCAGCCAGTACGGCATCGGCCTGGGCTATGACCAGGGCGTCATTCATCACGGTCGCTACAACCCCGAGATGCATGGCCGGCTGTCCAGCGATTCCTTGGAACTGTTCGCCCGCGGTCGCTACCTGTCCGCCAGCCTGACCTTCGCCCAGTCGCTTGAGCGCCCCGCGGCGCTGCCCGAGCGCGAGCACCCGCTCTATTTCAGCGTCGACCTGTTTCTGTAA